The Fimbriiglobus ruber genomic sequence GCCGACCGCGACGGCGGACCAGTCCGGGAAGCGGAATTGCTCGGTCAGGTGGTTCAACATCATCACCCGCCCGAGCGGGGCGGCGTGGGCGGCGATCAGGTGCCCGTGATACCGGCGGGTGCTGACGCCTACCAGTGTGCCGCAGGCGTACCCGCCCAGTCCGTTGGTCACCAGCCACTCGCGATCAAGAAGCAGGCCCAGATCTCCACCGGCAATGCTCCGAACGGGAACGGAACCGTCCAAGGCGATGACCTTGGGGGAAGGGGCAGTCAGCGTGGCTGGCATGCTCGAAACTCCGCAAGATATGCGAGCCGTTTGAACACGGCTCAAGAGGATGTCCGATTTCTATTCCTGTTCGCAAAACGAACGGCGATCAGCACGGAAAGCGCGTCTCGCTGCGGCCGATCCAGGACGGTGGGTCACTCGCCGGAAACGAGTCTTCGGACGCTTCCTGCACCAGATCGATGTCTCCGGCGAGAGAGATCGCACGCCCCACGTCCGAAGGTGGGAAGGGGTGATATCCGCCCGGTTGGCCGGGTAGGGGAGTGGTGTCGTCATGGATGTCACGAATAGGTACGGTTCGCCGCTGAGATGTCAGAAGTAAGCCGGCCCCCAGCGCGACCCCCGTGGCGGTCAACAGCGGGCGGCGAAGAACGACCCCCAACAACCCTGCCCCCGCCGCTACGATCCACCAGTTTTCGCGTGTCATGTTGATTTCCCCTTAACGACTTCCCACACGATCGAGTTTCATTTACACGGGCTCGGTGCCCGGTTTGGATTTCGATTTCGTTCGCCCGCGCGGGGCAGGAACCCGGCCGTTCACATCGGTGTTCGGTGCGAACAGGACGGCCGCTTCCGCCGGCACCCGCCATCCCTCGTCCGCCGTGACGACTGTCGCGACCCCGTGTCCGCCGTACTTCGGGTCGTCGGTCGACAGCAGCAGCGTCCAACGGGTGCCGTCGGGCGGTGCTAACAACGGCTCGGGCGCACTCTTTAAGTGCAAATCGCGACCCAAATTCACGAGAAGTAAGCGGTCGTGTCCGTTGGGCGCGAAAAAGCGAAGAAGGAATGCCTGCACGCCTAACACGGCTCCGTCTAGACCGCGTCGTTCCTGGGCGCTCAACACGGGGTCTTTCCGACGGATCTGAAGCAGGTCGCGCGTGAGCCGATAAAGGGGGGCGTGTATTTCGCGCTCGGCGAAATCGAGTTTGCACCGGGTGAACGTGTCGGCTTCGTGCGGCTTGGCGAATACCTCGCGCATGGCCGGGTCGTGGAGGCTCTGGAATTGCTGAAGGAACTCGACCCGCCCCTTCGCGACGAGGGCCGCGAGATCAGGAACGTGATCCGCGAAAAACAGGAACGGGGCGGAGGAGGCGAACTCTTGCCCCTGAAACAACATCGGCGTACCCGGGGCGAGCAACATTAATGTCGTCATCGCCCGATATCGCCCGGGACTCGTGAGTTGGTGGGCACGATAACCGCGGCCCGAATTCGCCACCTGGTCGTGGTTTTGAATGAAGGTGACGAACGCGGGCGGATCAAGATCGAAGGCCGGGTGCCCGCGCCGCTGGTCCTGCCACGAGTACCATTGCCCCTGATAGAGGTAGCCGTACTTGACGGCCGAGATGAGTTCTTGCGGGCTGCCGCCGTAGTCGCTGCGGTACGCCTCGCTCCGGCCGGTCATCGCGACCAAGGCGGTGTGGTGGAAGTCGTCGTTCCAGAGGGCGTCGAGCCCGTACCCGCCGCGGTCGGCCGGGCGGACGAGTTTGGTCTCCTGAGGCTCGTTCTCGGCGACCAGGATTGTGGCCCGACCCCGGGCGGCCTCGCGGACGCTTCTGGTGATGACGGCCAGGATGTGGTCCGGGGAGTCGTCGTAAATGTTTTGAGTGGCGTCGAGGCGGAGCCCGTCGATGTGGTATTCGTCGACCCAAAACGCGGCGTTCATGGCGAAGAACTCGCGGACCGGCGCGCTGTTGTCGCCGTCGTAGTTGATCGCCTTGCCCCAGTCCGTCTCGTATTTGTCGGTGAAATAGGCCGGGGCGAACTGTTCGAGGTAATTCCCGTCCGGCCCGAGGTGGTTGTAAACAACATCCAGAATCACACCGAGTCCGTGGGCGTGGGCCGTGTCGACGAACTGGCGGAAGTCGTCCGGGCTGCCGTAGAGGCGCGTGGTGGCGAACAGGTTGACCCCGTCATAACCCCAGCCGAACTTCCCGGGGAACTCGGCCACCGGCATGACTTCCAAACAGGTGATGCCCAGCGCGGCCAACTCCGGCAACTCGCGTCGGGCGGCCGCCCAGGTGCCCTCTTTAGTAAACGTGCCCACGTGCATCTCGTACAAAACTTGACCGCGCAACGAAACACCTTTCCACCCCAGATCTCTCCAGATGTAGCGGTTCGGATCGACGACTTGAGACGGGCCGTGCGGCCCTTCGGGCTGGAACCGCGAAACGGGATCGGGGTAAGTATCCGGGCCGCCGTCCAGCCGAAAACGGTACAACGCCCGGTCTGTGAGCCCGGCTACAAGCCCCGAAAAGTACCCATTCCCCTCAGCCGTTAACGGGTAGGCTTCCGAATGGGTACTTTCTTTCTGAATTGCAACTTCGACCTGCCTACGAGTGGGAGCCCATACGCGAAAATGAACGCCATCGGCCGTTAATTCCGCTCCAACAGGAAACCGCCGGGCGACATTCATGCGATCCCGAGCCTCAACAAGTATGGAATTTCAATGACTTCAAATTAAGCAAGGAACGTGCCCGAGCTTATTCCATTCGCTTTCGCAAGTTACGAAATCTTTCATCACGAGATTGTGGGCAAACTGCCGCGCGGCTTTGTGCGGGCCAATTCTCGTAAATTTGGCCGGT encodes the following:
- the treZ gene encoding malto-oligosyltrehalose trehalohydrolase, producing the protein MNVARRFPVGAELTADGVHFRVWAPTRRQVEVAIQKESTHSEAYPLTAEGNGYFSGLVAGLTDRALYRFRLDGGPDTYPDPVSRFQPEGPHGPSQVVDPNRYIWRDLGWKGVSLRGQVLYEMHVGTFTKEGTWAAARRELPELAALGITCLEVMPVAEFPGKFGWGYDGVNLFATTRLYGSPDDFRQFVDTAHAHGLGVILDVVYNHLGPDGNYLEQFAPAYFTDKYETDWGKAINYDGDNSAPVREFFAMNAAFWVDEYHIDGLRLDATQNIYDDSPDHILAVITRSVREAARGRATILVAENEPQETKLVRPADRGGYGLDALWNDDFHHTALVAMTGRSEAYRSDYGGSPQELISAVKYGYLYQGQWYSWQDQRRGHPAFDLDPPAFVTFIQNHDQVANSGRGYRAHQLTSPGRYRAMTTLMLLAPGTPMLFQGQEFASSAPFLFFADHVPDLAALVAKGRVEFLQQFQSLHDPAMREVFAKPHEADTFTRCKLDFAEREIHAPLYRLTRDLLQIRRKDPVLSAQERRGLDGAVLGVQAFLLRFFAPNGHDRLLLVNLGRDLHLKSAPEPLLAPPDGTRWTLLLSTDDPKYGGHGVATVVTADEGWRVPAEAAVLFAPNTDVNGRVPAPRGRTKSKSKPGTEPV